The Clostridium septicum genome contains a region encoding:
- a CDS encoding GspE/PulE family protein → MKENNMFINKLNLNISRKINKQFALENKVIPLYREENLIVALAKKESEEIKRELNFIFNSEIKFILIEEKIIYSIIEKTFSGENDDLELDILKKAIDLSASDIHMEPRGSEVVIRFRVDGILFMERKIKNNEYNILLSKIKIKANVDITEKRRPQDGKYSITLNEKEYSLRISTIPIIYGEKLVIRILYGKVLNYSMDSLNLNIKQLEKLKKIMSLKNGLFIATGPTGSGKSTTLYAMLQYINNDEINITTLEDPIETIIPGINQMNLNRKANINFANGLRNVLRQDPDTIMVGEIRDEETAEIAISAALTGHKVYSTIHSKTPREVYLRLEDMGVKSYLIRDSLVGIISQRLIRILCNKCKVISEKKIVNNEEINLYESCGCIECNNTGYKGRKMVASICIIDDDIKRVYSNIFQEINYLNNDEMLDSLEELLKLGDITKVDFKNFIMMEGLNESKYRRYFK, encoded by the coding sequence GTGAAAGAAAATAATATGTTTATAAATAAACTTAACTTAAATATTTCAAGAAAAATAAATAAACAATTTGCATTGGAAAATAAAGTTATACCGCTTTATAGGGAAGAAAATCTAATAGTAGCTTTAGCTAAAAAAGAAAGTGAAGAAATAAAAAGAGAATTAAATTTCATATTCAATAGTGAAATAAAATTTATATTGATAGAAGAAAAAATTATATACTCTATTATAGAAAAAACATTTAGTGGGGAAAATGATGATTTAGAATTAGATATATTAAAAAAAGCAATAGATTTAAGTGCATCAGATATTCATATGGAACCTAGGGGTTCAGAGGTAGTAATACGATTTAGGGTAGATGGTATTTTATTTATGGAGAGAAAAATAAAAAATAATGAATATAACATATTACTTTCTAAGATAAAAATTAAAGCTAATGTAGATATAACAGAAAAGAGAAGGCCACAAGATGGAAAATATTCTATAACTTTAAATGAAAAAGAATATAGTTTAAGAATATCAACTATTCCTATTATTTATGGTGAAAAATTAGTTATAAGAATATTATATGGGAAAGTGCTTAATTATAGTATGGACAGCTTAAATTTAAATATAAAGCAATTAGAAAAGTTAAAAAAAATAATGTCTTTAAAAAATGGCTTATTTATAGCAACAGGACCAACTGGAAGTGGGAAATCTACAACATTATATGCCATGCTTCAATATATTAATAATGATGAAATAAACATAACAACTCTTGAAGATCCAATAGAAACTATCATTCCGGGTATAAATCAGATGAATTTAAATAGAAAAGCAAATATAAATTTTGCAAATGGTCTTAGAAATGTGTTAAGACAAGATCCAGATACAATTATGGTAGGAGAAATAAGAGATGAAGAAACTGCTGAAATTGCCATAAGTGCAGCATTAACAGGTCATAAAGTTTATTCAACTATTCATAGTAAAACTCCTAGAGAAGTTTATTTAAGGCTTGAAGATATGGGAGTGAAATCATATCTTATAAGGGATTCATTAGTAGGAATAATATCTCAGAGGCTTATAAGGATATTATGTAATAAATGTAAGGTTATTAGTGAAAAGAAAATTGTAAATAATGAAGAAATAAATTTATATGAAAGTTGTGGTTGTATTGAGTGTAATAATACAGGGTATAAAGGGAGAAAAATGGTGGCATCAATTTGTATTATAGATGATGATATAAAAAGAGTATATTCAAATATTTTCCAGGAAATAAATTATTTAAATAACGACGAAATGTTAGATTCACTAGAAGAATTATTAAAATTAGGAGATATAACTAAAGTAGATTTTAAAAATTTCATAATGATGGAGGGGCTTAATGAAAGCAAATATAGAAGGTATTTTAAATAG
- a CDS encoding type II secretion system F family protein, with product MKANIEGILNRKSDIALSIIAENIYKLYDDGIDILLIMDLLLEVPLPKRYIESIKDIKNLITNGESLGNSLKHHKNIYPEFFISMVEVGEKSGKLSNVLKCLEAYYKKIGLIKKTIINALSYPFIVIISMLVLAIFLVLFVIPSFYDIYLSSGMEVPTSCLVMYKFAEFFKDNRLIASLYIISWGMVLPIILFRILYKNYIENFLNKIHIVNTFNEYIFISLLSIITSSGINLSKGLDYCARSFKGKNVKNSFVIINDKILEGKSLGESLEDINGYSKYTVSMIKLGEISGGMDERLRSLSSYLENKVNSNIKKWMTLIQPIAILLMAGLVLIFIIIFIIPLFDALLGGVK from the coding sequence ATGAAAGCAAATATAGAAGGTATTTTAAATAGAAAAAGTGATATAGCATTATCTATAATAGCTGAAAATATTTATAAACTTTACGATGACGGAATAGATATTTTATTAATAATGGATTTGCTCTTAGAAGTTCCTCTACCTAAAAGATATATAGAAAGTATAAAAGATATTAAGAATTTAATTACAAATGGAGAATCCTTAGGAAATTCATTAAAACACCATAAAAATATATATCCTGAATTTTTTATTTCAATGGTAGAAGTAGGAGAAAAGAGTGGAAAGTTAAGTAATGTATTAAAGTGTTTAGAGGCGTATTATAAGAAAATTGGGCTAATAAAAAAGACTATAATAAATGCTTTAAGTTATCCTTTTATTGTTATAATATCCATGTTAGTTCTAGCAATTTTTCTAGTTTTATTTGTAATACCAAGCTTTTATGATATTTATTTGTCTTCTGGTATGGAGGTTCCTACAAGTTGTTTAGTAATGTACAAATTTGCTGAGTTTTTTAAAGATAATAGATTAATAGCTAGTTTATATATAATTTCATGGGGAATGGTATTACCAATTATATTATTTAGAATTTTATATAAGAATTATATAGAAAATTTTTTAAATAAAATACATATAGTAAATACGTTTAATGAATATATATTTATTTCATTATTATCCATTATAACCAGCAGTGGAATAAATTTATCTAAAGGATTAGATTATTGTGCTAGAAGTTTTAAAGGAAAGAATGTTAAAAATAGCTTTGTAATAATAAATGATAAAATATTGGAAGGAAAGTCTTTAGGAGAAAGTTTAGAGGATATAAATGGATACTCTAAATATACAGTTTCTATGATAAAACTTGGAGAAATTAGTGGAGGAATGGATGAAAGATTAAGATCATTATCATCATATTTAGAGAATAAAGTTAATTCTAATATTAAGAAATGGATGACTCTAATTCAACCTATTGCTATATTATTAATGGCTGGACTTGTATTGATATTTATAATAATTTTTATAATTCCTTTATTTGATGCCTTGTTAGGTGGAGTAAAATGA
- a CDS encoding type II secretion system protein: MKKKPAFMILELMVSMLIIVIIMGCGLKLIKSFQIIKEKEGINNSIYEIIDVFSYAKGYCRKNSEIGYVRINEKNKSIEFTPSIYNTKLKEVYMPKDVILVSNFSGGNRIKVSESGYITSAGKIEIRYKKKVISTITISAGNDIINIK; encoded by the coding sequence ATGAAGAAAAAACCGGCTTTTATGATATTAGAACTTATGGTTTCCATGCTTATTATAGTGATTATTATGGGGTGCGGGTTAAAATTAATAAAATCATTTCAAATAATTAAGGAAAAAGAAGGAATAAACAACTCTATTTATGAAATAATAGATGTATTTAGTTATGCTAAAGGATATTGTAGAAAGAATTCAGAGATAGGATACGTTAGAATAAATGAAAAAAATAAATCTATAGAGTTTACACCATCTATATATAACACAAAACTTAAAGAGGTTTATATGCCAAAGGATGTTATATTAGTTAGCAATTTCAGTGGTGGAAATAGAATAAAAGTATCTGAAAGTGGATATATAACTAGTGCTGGAAAAATAGAAATTAGATATAAAAAGAAGGTAATATCCACAATAACTATATCTGCTGGAAACGATATAATAAATATTAAATAG
- a CDS encoding type II secretion system protein translates to MKIENFTKAFGWNHKKEKGYTLIEIMVVLFISTLITTMTLKLVISLYDKYKKLENISMKMNFVDDASLTIARLSNEFMIDKIIFNEDINGRNSSIKIIYFQDVNNDKLKKEKIIRLNNKKELILESRNDTGLNFILKNVEEFKVIKKINIFYVLIKHATGDTRIQCI, encoded by the coding sequence ATGAAAATAGAGAATTTTACAAAAGCTTTTGGATGGAATCATAAAAAAGAAAAAGGATATACACTGATAGAAATAATGGTAGTATTATTTATTTCAACTTTAATAACAACTATGACACTTAAATTAGTTATATCTTTATATGATAAATATAAAAAGTTAGAAAATATAAGTATGAAAATGAACTTTGTAGATGATGCATCATTAACTATAGCACGTTTATCAAATGAATTTATGATAGATAAAATAATTTTCAATGAAGATATTAATGGAAGAAATTCTAGTATAAAAATAATTTATTTTCAAGATGTGAACAATGATAAATTAAAGAAAGAAAAAATAATAAGGTTAAATAATAAAAAGGAGCTTATATTAGAAAGTAGAAATGATACAGGATTAAATTTTATATTAAAGAATGTAGAAGAGTTTAAAGTGATAAAAAAGATAAATATTTTTTATGTATTAATAAAACATGCTACGGGAGATACAAGAATTCAATGCATATAA
- the efp gene encoding elongation factor P — protein sequence MISAGDLRKGTTFEHEGQVYTVIDFLHVKPGKGAAFVRTKLRNVISGGVTDTTFNPTAKLQEAVIERKEMQYLYSDGELYYFMDQETFEQIPLNYEKVEDAIKFLKENMFAIIKFYKGEAFSVEAPNFVELLITQADPGIKGNTATNAMKPATLETGAVVNVPMFVNEGDTIRVDTRTGEYMERV from the coding sequence ATGATATCAGCAGGAGATTTAAGAAAAGGTACAACTTTCGAACACGAAGGACAAGTTTACACAGTAATTGATTTTTTACATGTTAAACCTGGTAAAGGTGCTGCCTTTGTTAGAACAAAGTTAAGAAATGTTATCTCAGGTGGAGTTACAGATACTACATTTAATCCAACTGCAAAATTACAAGAAGCAGTAATTGAAAGAAAAGAAATGCAATATCTTTATTCAGATGGAGAATTATATTACTTCATGGATCAAGAAACTTTTGAACAAATACCTTTAAACTATGAAAAAGTTGAAGATGCTATAAAATTTTTAAAAGAAAATATGTTTGCAATAATTAAATTTTACAAAGGTGAAGCTTTCTCAGTAGAAGCACCAAACTTTGTTGAATTATTAATAACACAAGCTGATCCAGGAATAAAAGGAAATACAGCTACAAATGCAATGAAACCAGCAACTTTAGAAACAGGTGCGGTTGTTAACGTTCCTATGTTCGTTAATGAAGGAGATACTATAAGAGTAGATACTAGAACTGGGGAATATATGGAAAGAGTATAA
- a CDS encoding CD1247 N-terminal domain-containing protein, which yields MQQIKSDIQLFKGKLNLVQDKEYKDLFNNISSILDALSDKVEEVLVKQEYLEENVQYMDEDLTDLQEELFEEVSFDELDDFEDEYIEINCVNCNKPMFIEKEILEKNKTVPCPFCKKNIK from the coding sequence ATGCAACAAATAAAAAGTGATATTCAATTGTTTAAAGGAAAGTTAAATTTAGTACAAGATAAAGAATATAAGGATTTATTTAATAACATATCATCCATATTAGATGCTCTTTCAGATAAAGTAGAAGAAGTTTTAGTAAAACAGGAGTATTTAGAAGAGAATGTTCAATATATGGATGAAGACTTGACTGATTTACAAGAAGAGCTTTTTGAAGAAGTTTCTTTTGATGAATTAGATGATTTTGAAGATGAATATATTGAAATTAATTGTGTTAATTGTAATAAACCTATGTTTATAGAAAAAGAAATTTTAGAAAAAAACAAAACAGTTCCTTGTCCTTTTTGTAAGAAGAATATTAAATAA